A window of the Brassica napus cultivar Da-Ae chromosome C5, Da-Ae, whole genome shotgun sequence genome harbors these coding sequences:
- the BNAC05G39030D gene encoding uncharacterized protein BNAC05G39030D, with protein sequence MASVQYGLDQGMETFNDELMIMSFLEEESPAENHISVTEEEEEKLNRVIRSLEVEINMSSPTIESQKTDLQEITKPGLEDDFGWLNDFDIGLVSSQNDDEMMKLCTELSYMDGVDSSVLEIEGSDYYSHINYGLTFEEPSLSLWQENNDDVVMY encoded by the coding sequence atgGCGTCTGTTCAATATGGTTTGGATCAAGGCATGGAGACTTTCAACGATGAGCTTATGATCATGTCGTTTTTAGAAGAAGAATCCCCAGCTGAAAATCATATCAGCGTTaccgaagaggaagaagagaaactAAACCGTGTAATTAGATCGTTAGAAGTGGAGATCAACATGAGTTCTCCGACCATAGAATCTCAAAAAACGGATCTGCAAGAGATCACGAAACCCGGTCTTGAAGATGATTTTGGGTGGCTTAACGACTTTGATATTGGCCTGGTTTCGTCTCAAAATGATGATGAGATGATGAAATTGTGTACGGAACTTTCTTACATGGATGGTGTGGATAGTAGTGTTCTTGAGATTGAAGGTAGTGATTATTATTCTCATATTAACTATGGACTTACATTTGAGGAACCAAGTCTTTCTCTGTGGCAAGAGAATAATGATGATGTAGTTATGTATTGA